One segment of Clostridium ljungdahlii DSM 13528 DNA contains the following:
- a CDS encoding DASS family sodium-coupled anion symporter: MVNSLNFKAIKFNSSVKLKPLLISILIGVIICFIPKPNMVPRNGWYLLAVFIAIIVACALGAVSLGLASFIGIFILTCTHIITVKTAFSSYAEGVIWLIVCADCLSIGITKTGLGKRIAYNLIKKIGKRTIGAGYSLVICEIILSMLIPSSASRSCGIVFPIAKSLSRAYGSKVGDGTEKKAGEFLMLTALHSNLISSSLFMTSSVVNLLAITMARDLGVKENITFGMWFLMALLPSLVAFIVIPIIIYFLCPPEIKKMDNVKELMDKKLEELGPISKSEKLMIFVFAIVVFLWIIGNKINLDVTTVGVLGLIILISTGIVSWEEFTGKKEIWNLLIWLGAFMMMAGQLNKLGVIKWISSIVRDHIYTKSWMLTLIIVCIIMYYLHYLFASNTVHFTALFSAFLTILLSAGAPTIVSMFLLVNISALSSGLTHYGLAQGGVYFSEGYVKQKKWWFVGFCVSIAHLLIIIGIGMLWWKLIGIY, from the coding sequence ATGGTAAATAGTTTAAATTTCAAGGCAATTAAATTTAATTCTTCAGTTAAATTAAAACCTTTACTAATATCAATTTTAATTGGAGTAATAATTTGTTTTATACCTAAACCCAATATGGTACCTAGAAATGGATGGTACCTCTTGGCAGTGTTTATTGCTATTATAGTTGCCTGTGCTTTAGGTGCTGTATCACTTGGACTAGCATCCTTTATAGGCATATTTATTTTAACTTGCACACACATTATTACAGTAAAAACAGCATTTTCGTCCTATGCAGAAGGAGTTATTTGGCTGATTGTATGTGCTGATTGCCTTTCCATAGGGATAACTAAAACAGGACTTGGCAAAAGGATTGCCTATAATCTTATTAAGAAGATAGGTAAGAGAACCATAGGTGCAGGATATTCTTTGGTTATATGTGAAATTATATTGTCTATGTTAATTCCAAGTTCTGCTTCTAGGTCTTGTGGAATAGTATTTCCTATTGCAAAATCTTTGTCAAGAGCTTATGGATCAAAAGTTGGAGATGGAACTGAGAAAAAAGCGGGAGAATTTTTAATGCTTACGGCACTACATAGTAATCTTATTTCATCTTCTCTATTTATGACATCTTCGGTTGTAAATTTACTAGCAATTACTATGGCTAGAGATTTGGGAGTAAAAGAAAATATAACTTTTGGCATGTGGTTTTTAATGGCATTACTCCCATCATTGGTAGCTTTTATAGTTATACCTATAATCATTTATTTTTTATGTCCTCCAGAAATAAAAAAGATGGACAATGTTAAAGAATTGATGGATAAAAAATTAGAAGAATTAGGACCTATAAGTAAATCAGAGAAACTAATGATTTTTGTATTTGCAATAGTAGTTTTCCTTTGGATCATTGGTAATAAGATAAATTTAGATGTTACAACTGTAGGAGTCTTAGGGCTCATAATACTGATTTCTACAGGAATTGTGTCTTGGGAAGAATTTACTGGCAAAAAAGAAATATGGAATTTACTCATATGGCTAGGAGCATTTATGATGATGGCAGGTCAATTAAACAAATTGGGAGTGATTAAATGGATAAGTAGTATAGTAAGAGACCACATATATACAAAATCATGGATGCTTACACTAATTATAGTATGTATTATAATGTATTATTTGCATTACTTGTTTGCAAGCAATACAGTACACTTTACTGCCCTATTTTCAGCCTTTTTAACTATATTACTAAGTGCTGGAGCTCCAACAATAGTATCTATGTTTTTATTAGTTAACATATCAGCTTTAAGTTCTGGACTTACTCATTATGGATTAGCACAAGGAGGAGTTTATTTTTCAGAAGGATATGTTAAGCAAAAGAAATGGTGGTTTGTAGGTTTTTGTGTTTCAATAGCACATCTTTTAATTATCATTGGAATTGGAATGTTGTGGTGGAAATTGATTGGAATATATTAA
- a CDS encoding dihydrodipicolinate synthase family protein, whose translation MLKGVFTPMITIFDENGQFDNKSNKAMIEKLISDGIYGICILGTTGEFFNLTFEEKKQYIKFALEVINGRVKLIVGTGSTNLKEVIELGKFAEENNADAILVLPPFYFKLDDNHVFEYFSIIAENTNLPMILYNIPQNTKVNLSPDLVLKLANKYENIANGGVKDTTPALANVRNFVEKVKSVHKNFAVFSGIDEYLIPNLIIGGNGIVGTQTNTQAKLMVETYKTFMNKDFDKLLLLQKRINKIMAVREMPGSNNILSTKTAASIALNMDFNTSIRYYDIKLPKETKDRIERIVKQK comes from the coding sequence ATGTTAAAAGGTGTTTTTACACCAATGATAACTATTTTTGATGAAAATGGTCAATTTGACAATAAATCAAATAAAGCTATGATTGAAAAATTAATTTCTGATGGAATATATGGAATATGTATATTAGGAACTACAGGTGAATTTTTTAATTTAACTTTTGAAGAAAAAAAACAGTATATAAAATTTGCATTAGAAGTTATAAATGGAAGAGTTAAATTAATAGTTGGCACAGGTAGTACCAATTTAAAAGAAGTTATTGAACTGGGTAAATTTGCAGAAGAAAATAATGCAGATGCAATATTGGTTTTACCTCCATTTTACTTTAAGTTAGATGACAATCATGTTTTTGAATATTTCTCCATTATAGCAGAGAATACAAATTTACCTATGATATTATACAATATTCCTCAAAATACAAAGGTAAATTTATCTCCAGATTTAGTCTTAAAATTAGCTAACAAATATGAAAATATAGCAAATGGCGGCGTAAAAGATACTACTCCAGCCCTAGCTAATGTAAGAAATTTTGTAGAAAAGGTTAAAAGTGTCCATAAAAACTTTGCTGTTTTCTCTGGAATCGATGAATACCTCATACCAAACCTTATAATAGGTGGAAATGGTATTGTAGGAACTCAAACTAATACTCAAGCAAAATTAATGGTCGAGACTTATAAAACCTTTATGAATAAAGATTTTGATAAATTATTATTACTTCAAAAAAGAATAAATAAGATTATGGCTGTACGTGAAATGCCTGGCAGCAACAATATATTGTCTACAAAAACTGCGGCAAGTATAGCACTTAATATGGATTTCAACACTTCTATAAGATACTATGATATAAAGCTTCCTAAAGAAACTAAAGATAGGATCGAAAGAATTGTTAAACAAAAATAA
- the add gene encoding adenosine deaminase, which translates to MNLNKLIKLIPKTDLHCHLDGSIRPETILDIAKKEHISTINDDLSSFQKEVKVLGKCNSLKEYLNKFYLPIKIMQKKEYIYRVTLELLEDALKENIKYIEIRFAPLNHLDGGLTLDEVIETVLSAMDYGRSNLNIMSNLIICALRHEPVEKALKLIHSAKKYAGKGVVALDLAGNEADFPPEIHKKPFDLAKDYNIHRTVHAGETGIVENIMKSIKLLHAERIGHGTYAYKDKNTLVYLAKNKIPLEMCITSNVNTSAVNSYEEHPIKKYLDYGLAVTVNTDNTTVSNTTITKELECLVKYQNFDIEDIKKVTENGINFSFASAEDKLKLHAEYSSFINNL; encoded by the coding sequence ATGAACTTAAATAAACTTATTAAACTTATTCCAAAAACAGATCTCCATTGTCATTTAGATGGCAGTATACGACCTGAAACCATTTTGGATATTGCAAAAAAAGAACATATTTCTACTATAAATGATGATTTAAGTAGCTTTCAGAAAGAAGTTAAAGTATTAGGAAAATGTAATTCCTTAAAAGAATATTTGAATAAGTTCTATCTACCTATAAAAATAATGCAGAAAAAAGAATATATATATAGAGTTACTCTAGAATTATTAGAAGATGCGTTAAAAGAAAATATAAAGTATATTGAAATAAGGTTTGCTCCTTTAAACCATTTAGATGGTGGATTAACTTTAGATGAAGTTATAGAAACTGTGCTTTCTGCTATGGATTATGGAAGAAGTAACCTAAACATCATGTCAAATTTAATTATATGTGCTTTAAGACATGAACCTGTAGAAAAAGCCCTAAAACTTATCCATTCAGCCAAAAAATATGCAGGTAAAGGAGTAGTTGCTCTGGATTTAGCAGGAAATGAAGCAGACTTCCCACCTGAAATACACAAAAAGCCTTTTGATTTAGCTAAGGACTATAATATTCACCGTACGGTACATGCTGGTGAAACGGGTATAGTAGAAAATATAATGAAATCTATAAAATTATTGCATGCTGAAAGAATAGGCCATGGAACTTATGCCTATAAAGATAAAAATACCCTCGTATATCTGGCAAAAAATAAAATTCCATTAGAAATGTGTATAACTAGTAATGTAAATACTTCTGCTGTAAATTCTTACGAAGAACATCCTATAAAAAAATACTTGGACTATGGACTTGCTGTAACAGTAAATACAGATAATACAACTGTATCAAATACTACTATAACTAAGGAACTCGAATGTCTCGTAAAATATCAAAATTTTGATATTGAAGATATTAAAAAAGTTACGGAAAACGGAATAAACTTTTCGTTTGCCAGCGCAGAGGATAAATTAAAATTACATGCTGAATATTCCTCATTTATAAATAACCTATAG
- a CDS encoding enolase C-terminal domain-like protein: MISKGTPIVTDMKVIPVAGYDSMSLTLSGAHAPFFTRNIVIIKDNSGNTGLGEIHGGEHIRKALENYKPFVIGKYIGDYKGIIYELKNKTWGADQNNGEGIQELDLKNLCFVVHAETAVESALLDLLGQYMDLPVASLLGDGKQRDAVRMLGYLFYVEDKNKTNLSYIDESNSKDQWFKIRRKRMVTVEDIIEEAHAVRERYGVKDFKLKGGVFEGEKEIETIKALAKEFPDANVNIDPNGAWSLEEAIRLCKDAGTALSYAEDPCGPEKGFSGREIMTEFKRATGLRVATNMIATDWRQFGHCLSLNSLDIILADPHFWTMNGAVRAAQICNEWGYTWGSHSNNHFDISLAVFTQVAAAAPGEITSMDTHWIWQDGQYLTKTPYKISNGLIELPKKPGLGLEVDMDKVMKANELYTKMSCGDRDDSISMQYLIKNWKFDSKKPCMVR, encoded by the coding sequence ATGATTAGTAAAGGTACACCTATTGTAACAGATATGAAGGTTATTCCAGTAGCAGGATATGATAGTATGTCATTAACATTAAGTGGAGCTCATGCACCATTTTTTACAAGAAATATAGTTATTATAAAAGATAATTCAGGTAATACAGGGCTTGGTGAAATACATGGAGGAGAGCATATTAGGAAGGCTTTGGAAAATTATAAGCCATTTGTTATAGGCAAATATATAGGTGATTATAAGGGTATAATATATGAATTAAAAAATAAGACTTGGGGTGCAGATCAAAATAATGGAGAAGGTATTCAAGAACTTGATTTAAAAAACTTGTGTTTTGTAGTTCATGCTGAAACTGCTGTTGAATCTGCATTACTGGATTTATTAGGACAATATATGGATCTTCCAGTAGCATCTTTACTTGGAGATGGCAAGCAAAGAGATGCTGTGAGGATGCTGGGTTATTTATTTTACGTAGAAGATAAAAATAAAACGAATTTATCATATATTGATGAAAGCAATAGCAAGGACCAATGGTTTAAAATAAGAAGAAAGAGAATGGTAACTGTAGAAGATATTATCGAAGAGGCTCATGCAGTAAGAGAACGTTATGGGGTAAAAGATTTTAAATTAAAAGGAGGGGTATTTGAAGGAGAAAAGGAGATAGAAACTATAAAAGCTTTAGCTAAAGAATTTCCAGATGCTAATGTCAATATAGATCCTAATGGGGCATGGTCTTTAGAAGAAGCTATAAGGCTTTGCAAGGATGCTGGTACAGCTTTATCCTATGCTGAAGATCCTTGTGGACCAGAAAAAGGTTTTTCAGGAAGAGAGATTATGACTGAGTTTAAGAGAGCTACAGGACTAAGAGTAGCAACAAATATGATAGCAACAGATTGGCGTCAGTTTGGTCATTGCCTTTCATTAAATTCACTTGACATAATTTTAGCAGACCCTCATTTTTGGACAATGAATGGTGCAGTACGTGCGGCGCAAATATGTAATGAATGGGGATATACTTGGGGGTCACATTCAAATAATCACTTTGATATATCATTAGCAGTGTTCACTCAAGTTGCTGCCGCAGCCCCAGGAGAAATTACATCAATGGATACTCATTGGATTTGGCAGGATGGACAATACTTAACTAAGACTCCATATAAAATATCTAATGGGTTGATAGAACTTCCTAAAAAGCCGGGGCTTGGTTTGGAGGTTGACATGGACAAGGTTATGAAAGCTAATGAATTATACACTAAGATGAGTTGTGGGGATAGAGATGATTCTATATCCATGCAGTATTTAATAAAGAATTGGAAATTTGATAGTAAAAAACCATGTATGGTAAGGTAA
- a CDS encoding sugar diacid recognition domain-containing protein: protein MDISTKLAEEIVDRTMKAVNKNINIMNKQGIIIASGNKDRIGSVHEGAVLAIGRKSEFSIDENQCRKLNGVEQGTNIVIEFEHEIVGVIGITGKRDEVIGYGKLIKMTAEMIIEQAYVMKELEWSNRVKEDMILSLIKNDQGSFRLLEKYTKKFKIASNYPMTIFIIQVNFKQISNRKDLDILKNIVSILEGTLKESLVAVIDSKTIVLLYKCPNIKYKAITCKDRIDGIYEKIQNQTNTDVKISVGKVYTKLSDIHKSYEIARETLLFGEKSHPDNNVYIFDVMKYEMLLFQDNAQWKINELKDSYGLIELNDKNGELRETLKVFIEENGELNKVSNKLFIHRNTLNYRLNKIYKITNMNPKNYIDLFWLYCSIINFETNKN, encoded by the coding sequence ATGGACATTAGCACCAAATTGGCTGAAGAAATAGTGGATAGAACTATGAAAGCGGTGAATAAAAATATTAATATAATGAATAAACAGGGTATTATAATAGCATCTGGTAATAAAGATAGAATTGGAAGCGTTCATGAGGGTGCAGTTCTTGCAATTGGAAGAAAATCTGAATTCAGTATTGATGAAAATCAATGTAGAAAGTTAAATGGAGTAGAACAGGGTACAAATATAGTTATTGAATTTGAACATGAAATTGTAGGAGTAATAGGTATTACTGGAAAAAGAGATGAGGTTATAGGATATGGTAAGCTTATCAAAATGACTGCAGAAATGATAATAGAACAAGCTTATGTTATGAAGGAACTTGAATGGAGTAACAGGGTTAAAGAGGATATGATACTTTCACTTATTAAAAATGATCAGGGATCATTTCGTTTGCTTGAAAAGTATACTAAAAAATTTAAAATAGCTTCTAATTATCCTATGACTATTTTTATTATACAGGTTAATTTTAAGCAGATTTCAAATAGAAAAGATTTGGATATATTAAAAAATATAGTGTCAATTTTAGAGGGTACTCTTAAAGAATCATTAGTAGCAGTTATTGACTCAAAGACTATTGTTTTATTATATAAGTGTCCAAATATAAAATATAAGGCTATAACTTGTAAGGATAGAATAGATGGGATTTATGAGAAAATACAAAATCAAACTAATACTGATGTAAAAATATCTGTTGGAAAGGTATATACTAAATTAAGTGATATACATAAATCCTATGAAATAGCCAGAGAAACACTTTTGTTTGGAGAAAAAAGCCATCCTGATAATAACGTGTACATTTTTGATGTAATGAAGTACGAAATGTTATTGTTTCAGGATAATGCACAATGGAAGATCAATGAATTAAAGGATTCTTATGGACTAATTGAACTAAATGATAAGAATGGTGAATTAAGAGAAACACTAAAAGTTTTCATAGAAGAAAATGGAGAGTTAAATAAAGTATCAAATAAATTATTTATACATAGAAATACCCTTAATTATCGTCTTAACAAAATATATAAGATTACTAATATGAATCCTAAAAATTATATTGATTTATTTTGGCTGTACTGCTCTATTATTAATTTTGAAACTAATAAAAATTAG
- the speE gene encoding polyamine aminopropyltransferase → MKINQLPKYFKEVDGELWFEEFEVEKKNLKITYKVNKVLSYLKSPYQEIALIDTAAFGPCLALDGIMQSTSADGFIYNEMITHIPVLTHKKPEKVLVIGGGDCGAVRELSKYEELKTIDMVELDEIVTRECIKFLPKISGGANFDKRVNFKFGDGVQYVKNTDIKYDVIVVDSPDPEGPAKDLFGEEFYKNVKKTLNSDGVMVCQSESPMLHRDIIESTRKILKDNFKIVKTYVAFVPTYPGGLWSFTMASDVYDPCNIDVDRLPLNTRYLTKQIVKSCFDLPNFISDLK, encoded by the coding sequence ATGAAAATAAATCAATTACCAAAGTATTTCAAAGAAGTTGATGGCGAACTGTGGTTTGAGGAGTTTGAGGTTGAGAAAAAAAATTTAAAGATCACTTATAAAGTTAACAAGGTACTTTCTTATTTGAAATCCCCCTATCAAGAGATAGCTTTGATTGACACTGCGGCATTTGGACCATGTCTTGCACTAGATGGAATAATGCAGTCCACTTCTGCAGATGGGTTTATATATAATGAGATGATAACTCATATTCCAGTACTTACACATAAAAAACCAGAAAAGGTTTTGGTAATTGGTGGAGGAGATTGTGGGGCAGTGCGTGAACTTTCAAAGTATGAAGAACTTAAAACAATTGATATGGTTGAGTTGGATGAAATAGTAACAAGAGAATGTATAAAGTTTCTTCCAAAGATAAGTGGAGGAGCAAATTTTGATAAAAGGGTGAATTTCAAATTTGGAGATGGAGTTCAATATGTAAAAAACACAGATATTAAATATGATGTAATAGTAGTTGATTCACCAGATCCAGAGGGACCTGCCAAAGATTTATTTGGAGAAGAATTTTATAAAAATGTGAAAAAAACATTAAATTCTGACGGAGTAATGGTATGTCAAAGTGAATCTCCAATGCTGCATCGTGATATAATTGAAAGTACGAGAAAAATATTAAAGGATAATTTTAAAATTGTAAAAACATATGTAGCTTTTGTTCCTACTTATCCTGGAGGATTGTGGAGCTTTACAATGGCATCAGATGTCTATGATCCTTGCAATATAGATGTAGATAGATTGCCTTTAAATACCCGTTATTTAACAAAACAAATTGTAAAGTCCTGTTTTGACCTTCCAAATTTCATAAGTGATTTAAAATAA
- a CDS encoding GGDEF domain-containing protein, protein MPGDSDFFEAEKALIKEARELIKGEKCDKKTLLKSFTILTEQFDKLIRDVEKIIKISDGQQEYLHRIQGDLKKEIEDRIRAEEKLKYFAAIDSLTGCYNRGMGLAFLDTELNAIKRNKSFFSICYIDVNGLKYVNDNFGHFEGDELLVMVCRFIKKVIRSNDILCRLGGDEFLIIFSNSKKENVEKAIERINFDINSENEKKLKPYSVSFSYGIFQVDYGNSLSIDEIIQRADAKMYENKQKCKKLG, encoded by the coding sequence ATGCCAGGTGATTCTGATTTTTTCGAAGCTGAAAAAGCATTGATTAAAGAAGCTCGAGAATTAATTAAAGGTGAAAAGTGTGATAAAAAAACTTTATTGAAAAGTTTTACTATTCTTACTGAACAGTTTGATAAACTCATAAGAGATGTGGAAAAGATAATAAAAATTAGTGATGGTCAACAAGAATACCTTCATAGAATTCAAGGTGATTTGAAAAAGGAAATTGAAGATAGAATAAGAGCAGAAGAAAAACTAAAATATTTTGCAGCTATAGATTCACTTACAGGATGCTATAATAGAGGTATGGGATTAGCATTTTTAGATACTGAATTGAATGCTATAAAGAGAAATAAGAGTTTCTTTTCTATATGTTATATAGATGTAAATGGATTGAAATATGTAAATGATAATTTTGGACACTTCGAAGGCGATGAACTTCTAGTAATGGTTTGTAGATTTATAAAAAAAGTTATAAGAAGTAATGATATTTTATGTAGATTAGGAGGAGATGAATTTTTAATTATTTTTTCAAATAGCAAAAAGGAAAATGTAGAAAAAGCTATAGAAAGAATTAATTTTGACATAAATTCAGAAAATGAAAAGAAGCTGAAGCCTTATTCTGTTTCATTTAGTTATGGGATATTCCAAGTGGATTATGGTAATAGTTTAAGTATTGATGAAATTATACAAAGGGCAGATGCAAAAATGTATGAAAATAAACAAAAATGTAAGAAATTAGGCTAA
- a CDS encoding aldo/keto reductase has translation MSLISDEEIEQIRNINQKRLVKLPDGALVPALGQGTWYLGENSQTKKSEIETLRMGIKLGMTLIDTAEMYGDGGSEVLVGKAIKGIRDKLFIVSKVYPHNAGLSNIVTACENSLRRLNTDHLDLYLLHWRGSVPFEETIKGMEKLKKQGKILRWGVSNLDTEDMKEFLSCKDGENCMVNQVLYHLGSRGIEFDLLPWQRKHNMPIMAYCPIAKGGKLRRQLLDDPILINMAKKYNAKPLQILLAWSIRTKDVIAIPKASCEEHVIENARSGSIVLSKEDLIELDRIFPKPTRKVTLDVL, from the coding sequence TTGAGTTTAATAAGTGATGAAGAGATAGAACAAATTAGAAACATAAATCAAAAAAGACTGGTAAAATTGCCAGATGGAGCTTTAGTACCAGCATTAGGACAAGGCACATGGTATCTAGGTGAAAATTCACAAACGAAAAAAAGTGAGATAGAAACTCTTAGAATGGGAATAAAGCTTGGAATGACACTTATAGATACGGCAGAAATGTATGGAGATGGTGGTTCTGAAGTTTTAGTAGGTAAGGCAATAAAGGGCATTAGAGACAAGCTATTTATTGTATCTAAAGTATATCCACACAATGCAGGACTTTCAAATATAGTTACTGCTTGTGAAAATAGTTTAAGAAGATTGAATACAGATCATTTAGATTTATATCTTTTGCATTGGAGAGGAAGTGTGCCTTTTGAAGAAACGATAAAAGGCATGGAAAAATTGAAAAAGCAGGGAAAGATATTGAGATGGGGAGTATCAAATCTAGATACAGAAGATATGAAAGAATTTTTAAGTTGTAAAGATGGAGAAAATTGTATGGTTAATCAGGTATTATATCACCTGGGATCAAGAGGAATTGAATTTGATTTACTGCCATGGCAGAGAAAGCACAACATGCCAATTATGGCGTATTGTCCAATTGCCAAAGGCGGTAAACTGAGAAGACAGTTATTAGATGATCCTATTTTAATAAATATGGCGAAAAAATATAATGCAAAGCCATTACAGATACTTTTGGCCTGGAGCATAAGGACAAAGGATGTGATTGCAATTCCTAAAGCTTCCTGTGAGGAACACGTAATAGAAAATGCAAGATCTGGATCAATTGTTTTATCTAAAGAAGATTTAATTGAACTTGACAGGATATTTCCAAAGCCTACTAGGAAAGTAACTTTGGATGTACTTTAA
- a CDS encoding SpoIIE family protein phosphatase yields MKKKESPKEFSRSYIKNIFRIIFISGIIISFAVIATAFLGYINIKNSLIAKAKSQDIVFMVKSMASKIDGRISRAVETSYIFARDPLNVEWVNGEEKDQKVGKLVLSNLESIATSYDYNYFFIAGVKTKNYYFRQSLNKNDKNFIVLSENNPEDRWFFETLKSKKQMSFNVNYDRVMDDTFLFVNTIMGSVENPVGITGVALSLNNITKEFKEFKVGKKSNLWMVDEKGVIKLSDKREDVGKKVEEFLPKDVVKQIQNRPLNVKVAQYYDSNDEIMDYAYCKLNSTDWTLFYEIPRKESISLINSLKINTVITVILVLLFFMLLYYFISKKIANPYKQAMMINEELENKVSVRTRELQESNEKIKDSIEYAKRLQESILPLDKEMKKVFMDSFVIWKPRDIVGGDFFWLREIKDMIILAVGDCTGHGVPGALMTMTVNAILHDIVTTINSDDPSTILKELHVRLKETLNKSSNPQSIDDGLDIALFCIDKKSNVMYCGANLDLYIKRGKEVKIVKPQTRGVGYDYIELNQSLCSEVISAEEGDILIVSTDGFIHQNGGSKNYPFGKKRLYNMIQKCEAQDLGSMKIEFETVLQNYMGNKEQRDDITVFAFKLK; encoded by the coding sequence ATGAAGAAAAAAGAGTCACCTAAAGAATTTAGCCGATCTTATATAAAAAATATTTTTAGAATAATTTTTATATCTGGTATAATTATATCTTTTGCAGTAATTGCTACAGCCTTTTTAGGATATATAAATATAAAAAATTCTCTTATAGCTAAAGCTAAGTCTCAAGATATTGTTTTTATGGTAAAATCAATGGCATCTAAGATAGATGGACGTATTAGCAGAGCTGTTGAAACTTCTTATATTTTTGCAAGAGATCCCTTGAATGTAGAGTGGGTAAATGGAGAAGAAAAGGATCAAAAGGTTGGAAAATTGGTTCTAAGTAATTTGGAAAGTATTGCAACTTCCTATGATTACAATTATTTTTTTATAGCAGGAGTAAAAACAAAAAATTATTATTTTAGGCAAAGTTTAAATAAAAACGATAAAAATTTTATAGTGTTATCGGAAAACAATCCTGAGGACAGATGGTTTTTTGAAACTCTTAAATCTAAAAAGCAAATGAGTTTTAATGTAAATTATGATCGTGTAATGGATGATACTTTTCTTTTTGTAAATACAATTATGGGAAGTGTAGAAAACCCTGTTGGTATAACAGGTGTTGCTTTAAGTCTCAACAACATAACAAAGGAATTTAAAGAATTTAAAGTAGGTAAAAAAAGCAACCTTTGGATGGTAGATGAAAAAGGTGTAATTAAACTGTCTGATAAAAGAGAAGATGTAGGAAAAAAAGTTGAAGAGTTTTTACCAAAAGATGTTGTTAAGCAGATTCAAAATCGACCTCTAAATGTTAAAGTAGCACAATATTATGATTCTAATGATGAAATTATGGACTATGCTTACTGTAAGTTAAACTCAACTGATTGGACTCTATTTTATGAAATTCCGAGAAAAGAAAGCATTTCTCTTATTAACTCGCTAAAAATTAATACTGTAATAACTGTAATCTTAGTTTTGTTATTTTTTATGCTTTTATATTACTTTATTTCTAAAAAAATCGCCAATCCATATAAACAGGCTATGATGATTAATGAGGAACTTGAAAATAAGGTCAGTGTGAGGACCCGAGAGCTTCAGGAGTCTAACGAAAAAATAAAAGATAGCATTGAATATGCTAAAAGACTGCAGGAGTCTATCTTGCCTTTAGATAAGGAAATGAAAAAAGTTTTTATGGATAGTTTTGTGATTTGGAAACCTAGGGATATAGTTGGAGGAGACTTTTTCTGGCTAAGAGAAATTAAAGATATGATTATATTAGCAGTAGGGGATTGTACAGGCCATGGTGTTCCAGGTGCACTTATGACTATGACTGTAAATGCAATATTACATGATATAGTAACTACTATAAATAGTGATGATCCTAGTACAATTTTAAAAGAACTTCATGTAAGGCTTAAGGAAACTTTAAATAAAAGTTCTAATCCTCAAAGTATAGATGATGGGCTGGATATAGCATTATTTTGTATAGATAAAAAATCTAATGTGATGTATTGTGGTGCTAATTTGGATTTATATATTAAGCGTGGTAAAGAAGTAAAAATTGTGAAACCTCAAACTAGAGGAGTTGGATATGATTATATAGAATTAAATCAATCTCTATGCAGTGAAGTTATATCAGCTGAGGAAGGAGATATACTTATTGTTAGTACAGATGGTTTTATCCACCAAAATGGAGGATCAAAAAACTATCCTTTTGGAAAGAAACGTTTGTATAATATGATACAAAAATGTGAAGCTCAAGATTTGGGTTCAATGAAAATTGAATTTGAAACAGTATTGCAGAATTACATGGGAAACAAGGAACAGAGAGATGATATTACTGTTTTTGCATTTAAATTAAAATAA
- a CDS encoding aspartyl-phosphate phosphatase Spo0E family protein — protein MEQMEKIRKELNELVILSNDLCRGEVLRLSQELDKLIYLHYRNMNNCRENMRSSLIS, from the coding sequence ATGGAACAAATGGAAAAAATTAGAAAAGAATTAAATGAATTAGTTATTTTAAGTAATGATTTGTGTAGGGGAGAAGTATTAAGGCTAAGTCAGGAATTGGACAAGTTGATTTATTTACATTATAGAAATATGAATAATTGTAGAGAAAATATGAGATCATCTCTAATTTCTTAG